One genomic segment of Hippoglossus hippoglossus isolate fHipHip1 chromosome 22, fHipHip1.pri, whole genome shotgun sequence includes these proteins:
- the mrps26 gene encoding 28S ribosomal protein S26, mitochondrial, whose product MFPVLGGRAVQVTRLLAPRGAVLVAAVRGRKSRNDPVAKSKVGRVKLPPPVDPLEMVVMKERFSEYQLIMRALRLEFKEEMLRKKYEEETGSRAEERARQEAEEHGALMAWNNQENLRLLNVRVMRIQKEKEEAERKKLEAAMKQEQEHQEFVKVKEREVLQLQEDAKNFINLENLDQRIEEALDNPKNYNFAIDKEGRVVKQTVLQ is encoded by the exons ATGTTCCCGGTACTCGGCGGCAGGGCCGTCCAGGTGACCCGGCTCCTCGCACCCAGGGGCGCCGTGCTCGTGGCGGCCGTCCGCGGCAGAAAGTCCCGCAACGACCCGGTGGCCAAGTCCAAGGTGGGCCGCGTGAAGCTGCCTCCGCCCGTGGACCCGCTGGAGATGGTGGTGATGAAGGAGCGGTTCTCCGAGTACCAGCTGATCATGAGGGCGCTGCG GCTGGAGTTTAAGGAGGAGATGCTGCGAAAGAAGTACGAGGAGGAGACGGGCTCTCGGGCGGAGGAGAGGGCGAGGCAGGAGGCGGAGGAGCATGGTGCCCTCATGGCCTGGAACAACCAGGAGAACCTCCGTTTGCTCAACGTCAG AGTCATGAGGATccagaaggaaaaggaggaagctGAGCGCAAGAAGTTAGAAGCGGCCATGAAGCAGGAACAAGAACACCAAGAATTCGTCAAAGTAAAAGAGAGGGAGGTTCTGCAGTTGCAG GAGGATGCAAAGAACTTCATCAACTTGGAGAACTTGGATCAGCGAATCGAAGAAGCTCTGGATAATCCAAAGAACTACAACTTTGCCATTGACAAAGAAGGCAGAGTTGTTAAACAGACGGTGCTGCAGTGA
- the si:dkey-33c12.3 gene encoding neurofilament light polypeptide has protein sequence MSYDSYSAYRRPWDSYRSARTTKSSTSSSFYSSRAPPSGKRIGRLASASQPDGSERMNLAQASSLNTELLGLRSHEREQLGDLNDRFATYIEKVRHLEQQNRALLAELEGLRRCQNDPSRLQALYEGEVRSLRAMIDSENGEKMQMEAERDYLHDVYEQMKDRFEEEARRRMDAEEALQTAKEEASRAMLSNCDTEATVVSLCDEMVFLKKVYAEEQAELQAQLQMANISVEVEVSRPDLSTALRDIRTQYERLANKNMQAAEDWYKSKFASVAEMASKNNEAVHAIREETMEYRRLLQTRSSEIESLRNVIESLNKQMEELEETQANDVSKYQVRISELERDITEAKHEMARYLRDYQDLLNVKMALDIEIAAYRKLLEGEEIRLAYPSHHARN, from the exons ATGAGCTACGATTCCTACTCCGCCTACCGCCGCCCCTGGGACAGCTACAGAAGCGCCCGAACCACCAAGTCCTccacgtcctcctccttctACTCCTCCAGAGCTCCTCCGTCCGGGAAGAGGATCGGGAGGCTGGCCTCCGCTTCCCAGCCAGATGGGTCAGAGAGGATGAACCTGGCTCAGGCCAGCTCACtcaacacagagctgctgggtCTGCGCTCCCATGAGAGGGAGCAGCTGGGGGACCTGAACGACCGCTTCGCCACCTACATCGAGAAGGTGAGGCACCTGGAGCAGCAGAACCGGGCCCTGCTGGCCGAGCTGGAGGGGCTGAGGAGGTGTCAGAACGACCCGTCCCGTCTGCAGGCGCTCTACGAGGGGGAAGTGCGGAGTTTGAGGGCCATGATAGACTCGGAGAACGGGGAGAAGATGCAGATGGAGGCGGAGAGGGACTACCTGCATGACGTGTATGAGCAGATGAAGGATCGCTTTGAGGAGGAGGCGAGGCGGCGTATGGATGCTGAGGAGGCCCTGCAGACGGCCAAAGAGGAGGCGAGCAGGGCCATGCTCTCCAACTGTGACACCGAGGCCACCgtggtgtctctgtgtgatgaGATGGTGTTCCTGAAGAAGGTCTATGCAGAGGAGCAGGCAGAGCTGCAGGCCCAGCTGCAGATGGCTAACATCAGCGTGGAAGTGGAGGTGTCCCGACCTGACCTGTCCACCGCCCTGCGAGACATCCGGACGCAGTACGAGCGGCTGGCGAACAAGAACATGCAGGCCGCCGAGGACTGGTACAAGAGCAAGTTTGCGAGTGTGGCAGAGATGGCCAGCAAGAACAATGAGGCCGTGCACGCCATCCGGGAGGAGACCATGGAGTACCGGAGACTCCTTCAGACCCGCTCCTCGGAGATAGAGTCGCTCAGGAACGTCATCGAATCCTTAAATAAGcagatggaggagctggaggagacgcAGGCCAACGATGTGTCCAAGTACCAG GTGAGGATAAGTGAGCTGGAGCGGGACATCACCGAGGCCAAGCACGAGATGGCGCGTTACCTGAGGGACTATCAAGACCTGCTCAACGTGAAGATGGCGCTCGACATTGAAATAGCAGCGTACAG gaAACTTCTGGAGGGGGAAGAGATTCGCCTGGCTTACCCCTCCCATCACGCCCGAAACTAA